In Leucobacter insecticola, one DNA window encodes the following:
- a CDS encoding tyrosine-type recombinase/integrase, which produces MLADEQMIRILDRAALRAAAGDPEHVRDQAVLELLYASALRVSELCTLPISGFDRRERTVRVLGKGNKERVVPLGAPAARVLEEYLATARPALAARAQPAVAVTAEASLFLGNRGGQLGTNAVYRLVARELQQEPGGGPRGPHTLRHTAATHLLNGGADLRIVQELLGHSSLSSTQVYTHVSTERLAESYRQAHPRA; this is translated from the coding sequence GTGCTCGCCGACGAACAGATGATCCGGATCCTTGACCGTGCCGCCCTCCGCGCCGCTGCAGGGGATCCTGAACACGTGCGCGACCAGGCAGTGCTCGAACTGCTCTACGCCTCAGCGCTCCGCGTCTCCGAACTGTGCACACTCCCCATCTCCGGATTTGACCGGAGAGAACGAACCGTCCGGGTGCTTGGCAAAGGAAACAAAGAGCGCGTCGTGCCGCTCGGCGCCCCCGCCGCACGCGTGCTCGAAGAATATCTCGCGACTGCGCGTCCGGCGCTCGCCGCAAGGGCTCAGCCCGCGGTCGCCGTTACCGCCGAGGCCTCGCTGTTTCTCGGAAACCGCGGGGGCCAGCTCGGCACGAACGCCGTGTACCGTCTGGTCGCTCGCGAACTGCAACAGGAGCCTGGCGGGGGACCGCGCGGCCCCCACACACTGCGGCACACCGCCGCAACTCACCTGCTCAACGGCGGAGCGGACTTGCGCATTGTGCAGGAACTGCTCGGCCACTCCAGCCTGTCCAGCACGCAGGTCTACACCCACGTTTCAACTGAGCGCCTTGCCGAGAGCTACCGCCAGGCGCATCCGCGTGCGTGA
- a CDS encoding site-specific integrase → MQLRDAIESFLNAVQFEYGYSEHTVRAYRRDLLGFVDYAEQQSGAGSAGGITVNDCDLELMRGWLWTRQQQQLAPSTIARNVATLKSLGAWLERHRLVPGNPASRLRAPVSPDRCPACSPTNR, encoded by the coding sequence ATGCAGCTGAGAGATGCGATCGAGTCGTTCCTCAACGCTGTCCAGTTCGAATACGGATACTCGGAACACACCGTGCGCGCGTACCGACGTGATCTCCTCGGCTTCGTTGACTACGCCGAACAGCAGAGCGGTGCGGGTAGTGCGGGCGGCATCACCGTGAACGACTGCGACCTCGAACTGATGCGCGGCTGGCTCTGGACCCGGCAGCAACAGCAACTCGCCCCCTCCACGATCGCGCGCAACGTAGCCACCCTGAAATCCTTAGGCGCATGGCTCGAACGCCACCGCCTCGTGCCCGGCAATCCAGCCTCGCGTCTCAGAGCCCCCGTGTCCCCAGATCGCTGCCCCGCGTGCTCGCCGACGAACAGATGA
- the dprA gene encoding DNA-processing protein DprA has product MSRGLVQVRADRTFRDLLSQLVPAAPGSGAANPEPLSQVTADALLARVVWSCLVEPGDAVAGAVIAALGAGPSLDLLASAKATAQLGAAMRKGGHEEVSDRRIAAGVKRWLPRLDRAAVLHALTAAVNCGAHLVTPDSSRWPAGLNDLGIHTPLLLWVRGDPSLLDAFSLAVVGARACTGYGTDVTAEFTGEACTTGATIVSGAAYGIDAVAHRTALALETPTIAVLAGGVDRPYPRAHSSLLDRIVNAGAVCSEMAPGSAPTRWRFLQRNRVIAALTRATLVTEAGPKSGSLNTAGHAAEIGRPLGAVPGPVTSAASLGCHRLIRDYGAALVSRGSDVRELLGSQQMR; this is encoded by the coding sequence GTGAGCCGGGGACTCGTGCAGGTGAGAGCCGATCGCACCTTCCGTGACCTGCTGAGCCAGCTGGTGCCCGCGGCTCCGGGTTCTGGAGCAGCGAACCCCGAGCCGCTGAGTCAAGTGACCGCCGATGCGCTGCTTGCCCGGGTGGTCTGGTCCTGCCTCGTCGAACCCGGTGACGCCGTGGCCGGCGCCGTGATCGCAGCCCTTGGCGCCGGGCCATCTCTTGATCTCCTCGCGTCTGCGAAAGCCACAGCACAGCTGGGCGCAGCAATGCGAAAAGGCGGCCACGAGGAGGTCTCCGATCGCCGCATTGCTGCCGGGGTGAAACGGTGGCTGCCTCGGCTCGACCGGGCCGCCGTGCTTCACGCGCTGACCGCCGCCGTCAACTGCGGTGCCCACCTCGTGACGCCGGATTCTTCGCGCTGGCCCGCGGGCCTTAACGACCTGGGAATCCACACGCCGCTGCTTCTGTGGGTCAGGGGAGACCCTTCGCTGCTGGATGCCTTCTCGCTGGCGGTCGTTGGTGCGCGCGCCTGCACCGGGTATGGAACCGATGTGACAGCGGAGTTCACGGGGGAGGCGTGCACGACAGGAGCGACAATCGTGTCAGGCGCGGCGTACGGCATCGATGCCGTCGCGCACCGTACCGCCCTCGCACTCGAGACCCCAACGATCGCCGTGCTGGCGGGCGGGGTGGATCGCCCCTATCCGAGAGCCCACAGCTCCCTGCTCGATCGCATCGTGAACGCGGGTGCTGTGTGCTCAGAGATGGCTCCGGGATCAGCGCCCACCCGCTGGCGATTCCTACAGCGAAACCGCGTGATCGCGGCCCTCACCCGTGCCACCCTCGTAACGGAAGCCGGCCCAAAATCGGGATCCTTGAACACCGCGGGCCATGCCGCAGAGATTGGGCGCCCCCTCGGGGCCGTGCCCGGTCCGGTGACGAGCGCAGCCTCGCTCGGTTGCCACCGATTGATCCGAGACTACGGGGCAGCCCTTGTGTCGCGCGGCAGCGACGTGCGAGAGTTGCTCGGGTCTCAGCAGATGCGTTGA
- a CDS encoding YraN family protein, translating to MTSTTAVPHREPHNQTLGAYGESLAAEYLTGLGFHILERNWRTRAGELDLIARDRQTLVAIEVKTRSGTGYGNPLEAITAQKMLRLRHLLLDWAHETRAHGHGLRVDAVGITLRANQTPRIDHLRGIS from the coding sequence ATGACCAGCACTACAGCAGTCCCGCACAGGGAGCCACACAACCAAACACTCGGTGCCTACGGCGAGTCGCTCGCCGCGGAATACTTAACGGGGCTCGGGTTCCACATCCTTGAACGCAACTGGCGCACCCGTGCCGGCGAACTCGACCTCATTGCCCGTGACCGTCAGACTCTCGTGGCGATCGAGGTCAAAACACGAAGCGGCACGGGGTACGGTAACCCTCTCGAAGCGATTACCGCGCAGAAAATGCTTCGCCTGCGGCACCTCTTGCTCGACTGGGCGCACGAGACGCGGGCCCACGGGCACGGGTTGCGTGTAGACGCTGTCGGGATCACGCTGCGTGCGAATCAGACGCCACGCATTGATCACCTCCGGGGGATCTCGTGA
- a CDS encoding DUF2469 domain-containing protein codes for MNEEELDDYEREAELSLFREYRDIASQFRYVVETERRFYLANEVELKRQDAGSDFYFELTMTDVWVWDVYRADRFVKSVRVLTFKDVNVEELSAREFKLPQELALDE; via the coding sequence ATGAACGAGGAAGAGCTAGACGATTACGAGCGTGAAGCCGAGCTGTCACTGTTTCGGGAATACCGCGACATCGCCAGCCAGTTCCGCTATGTCGTTGAGACCGAACGCCGCTTCTACCTTGCAAACGAGGTGGAGCTGAAGCGTCAAGACGCCGGCAGCGACTTCTACTTCGAACTCACAATGACTGACGTGTGGGTGTGGGATGTCTACCGCGCCGACCGGTTTGTAAAGTCGGTTCGAGTGCTCACCTTCAAGGACGTCAACGTCGAAGAACTGTCGGCGCGCGAGTTCAAGCTGCCGCAGGAACTCGCGCTCGACGAGTAA